The following proteins come from a genomic window of bacterium:
- a CDS encoding biopolymer transporter ExbD → MIPRMPIKADVSFVNLIDVTLVLLIIFMITAPAMHQFLDVELPAGKASKANISEGIVVSITKDGTVFIDREKTKTQNFRNSFSEIWKKRSGEPVFINADREVPYGSVIDILGYVKEVGGENVGLVVEEPKKSAEK, encoded by the coding sequence ATGATTCCGCGAATGCCGATCAAAGCCGATGTCTCCTTCGTCAATCTGATTGATGTTACTCTTGTGCTTTTAATTATATTTATGATTACAGCTCCCGCCATGCACCAGTTCCTCGATGTGGAACTACCGGCTGGGAAAGCATCGAAGGCCAATATATCGGAAGGAATTGTCGTTTCCATCACTAAGGACGGAACGGTATTTATCGACAGGGAGAAAACAAAAACCCAGAACTTTCGAAACAGTTTCAGTGAAATCTGGAAGAAACGGTCCGGTGAGCCGGTGTTTATCAATGCGGACCGTGAGGTTCCCTACGGGTCTGTTATCGATATCCTCGGATACGTTAAAGAAGTAGGAGGCGAGAATGTCGGGCTTGTCGTCGAGGAACCGAAAAAGAGCGCAGAGAAATAA
- a CDS encoding MotA/TolQ/ExbB proton channel family protein, with protein sequence MLNKYFFTNSYRSAITKFLATLSNQSDIKYIEDSCTPFTKGIAKTIPIILIKLIRSYNQGRHLISPETIVSNAVTHEVNRLQKWMAVLATTANISPLLGLLGTVWGIMGSFLNISQSGNATIATVAPGIAEALMTTIAGLCVAIPAMAGHNFLSTGINACLDSLEKIGEFSIKLFTNGGNE encoded by the coding sequence ATGCTGAACAAGTATTTTTTTACAAACAGTTACAGGTCTGCCATAACAAAATTCCTGGCGACATTATCGAACCAGTCGGACATTAAATACATCGAGGACAGCTGTACTCCGTTTACCAAGGGTATTGCCAAAACAATCCCCATAATACTGATCAAGCTGATACGTTCATATAATCAGGGAAGACATCTCATATCACCCGAAACCATTGTCAGCAATGCGGTGACGCATGAGGTCAACAGGCTCCAGAAATGGATGGCTGTCCTTGCGACAACTGCCAATATAAGTCCGCTCCTCGGTCTTTTGGGAACCGTGTGGGGCATCATGGGTTCTTTTCTCAACATAAGCCAGTCGGGAAACGCTACAATCGCGACGGTAGCTCCGGGAATCGCCGAAGCGCTCATGACAACCATCGCCGGGCTCTGTGTGGCTATTCCTGCCATGGCCGGACACAATTTCCTTTCCACCGGTATTAATGCCTGTCTCGACAGTCTCGAAAAGATCGGAGAGTTTTCGATCAAACTGTTCACAAACGGAGGCAACGAATGA